One window of Novipirellula aureliae genomic DNA carries:
- a CDS encoding AAA family ATPase, with translation MQVSKLNENENPAGISHDSHGDLGDGYVDVDGVRLKLSHPYEAPGQWIGQREILMQLLACWITIDDSDLPLTPRLTGPPGVGKTQLAIAAAQAQKRPLFIYQCTADTRPEDLLVTPVLSQNGTIAYHASPLVTAMLLGGVCVLDEGNRMNEKSWASLAPLLDGRRYVESIVAGITIHAAKEFRSAVTMNQDESTFEIPDYIMSRLQPTLAVGFPNKQDEMAILQYHLPFAKAEMLAMTVEFLQHSHELKLDFSPRDGINLLRFAIKRMMQDKNHPVASDTAWQEALEKCLGKEAIDLESLAERHRRTLGGDSVPLGLADLFFDSDDPMHPDREDDDDDEDILF, from the coding sequence ATGCAAGTGAGTAAATTGAACGAGAACGAAAACCCAGCCGGTATCAGTCACGATTCCCATGGAGATCTCGGCGACGGATATGTTGACGTCGATGGTGTTCGACTGAAACTATCGCACCCCTATGAAGCTCCGGGGCAATGGATTGGTCAACGAGAGATATTGATGCAGTTGTTGGCATGTTGGATCACCATTGATGATTCCGATTTGCCGTTGACCCCTCGTCTAACCGGTCCTCCCGGCGTCGGCAAAACCCAGTTGGCGATTGCGGCTGCTCAAGCTCAGAAACGTCCGTTATTCATCTATCAATGCACGGCCGATACGCGGCCCGAAGATTTGCTCGTTACGCCCGTGCTAAGTCAAAACGGTACAATCGCTTATCACGCGTCGCCACTGGTTACGGCGATGTTGCTTGGCGGCGTTTGCGTGCTCGATGAGGGTAACCGGATGAATGAAAAGTCATGGGCGTCGCTTGCACCGCTGTTGGACGGTCGTCGTTACGTCGAGTCGATCGTTGCCGGGATTACAATCCATGCTGCCAAGGAATTTCGCTCGGCGGTCACGATGAACCAAGATGAATCGACATTCGAAATCCCCGATTATATCATGAGTCGGTTGCAACCAACCTTGGCGGTTGGGTTTCCGAATAAGCAAGACGAGATGGCGATCCTACAATACCACCTGCCGTTTGCGAAGGCTGAAATGTTGGCAATGACGGTCGAGTTTTTGCAGCATTCGCATGAACTGAAACTCGATTTTTCGCCGAGGGATGGTATCAATCTATTGCGTTTTGCGATCAAGCGAATGATGCAAGACAAGAACCATCCCGTCGCGTCCGATACCGCCTGGCAAGAAGCACTCGAAAAATGCTTGGGGAAAGAAGCGATCGATCTGGAGTCGTTGGCCGAACGGCACCGTCGTACGCTTGGCGGTGATTCCGTACCGCTT
- a CDS encoding lipase family protein: MSEGAVNELASRIVADPAEVPFVVHSNVKGPIKDLTFLERALLFAELSMISYNDEDEARRAATLAGFDDVTFYNHDGSQAFRFRNQFDCIIACRGTEPNEWNDIQADANATSVIAETIGKVHRGFKQEVDDLWPMLETALMSNEQPLWFCGHSLGAAMATICSGRCFLSHIDSNPEQLYTYGSPRVGNNRYVNYVKLEHFRFVNNNDIVTRVPPFFLGYRHCGSEIYMDRNGRVRKLGMIMKRRDRLRGFLGGLRRWKIDHFADHSIHRYIDAIFKAVEGEKKTVAEGGEAKPADYYACTKREWTIESDLVEKSG, from the coding sequence ATGAGTGAAGGTGCTGTAAATGAACTGGCGAGCCGAATCGTTGCCGATCCGGCGGAAGTGCCCTTTGTCGTCCATTCAAACGTCAAAGGGCCAATCAAGGATTTGACATTCCTTGAACGCGCACTTCTGTTTGCGGAGCTATCGATGATTTCTTACAACGATGAAGACGAAGCGAGGCGGGCTGCCACGTTAGCCGGATTCGATGACGTCACATTTTATAACCACGATGGCTCGCAAGCTTTTCGATTTCGAAACCAATTCGATTGCATCATCGCCTGTCGAGGCACCGAGCCGAACGAGTGGAACGATATTCAAGCGGATGCCAATGCGACCAGTGTGATTGCCGAAACGATCGGTAAAGTTCATCGAGGCTTCAAACAAGAAGTCGACGATCTATGGCCGATGCTCGAAACAGCATTGATGAGCAATGAACAACCACTTTGGTTTTGTGGGCATTCGCTCGGAGCGGCGATGGCAACGATCTGCAGCGGACGCTGTTTCTTGTCACATATCGATTCGAATCCCGAGCAGCTTTACACCTACGGTAGCCCTCGCGTGGGCAACAACCGTTACGTCAACTACGTCAAGTTGGAGCATTTCCGTTTCGTCAATAACAACGACATCGTCACTCGAGTGCCACCGTTCTTTTTGGGGTATCGACATTGTGGCAGCGAAATCTATATGGACCGCAACGGACGCGTGCGAAAACTCGGCATGATTATGAAACGCCGCGATCGGCTACGTGGTTTTTTAGGCGGACTTCGCCGCTGGAAAATCGATCATTTTGCTGATCATTCCATTCATCGCTATATCGATGCGATTTTCAAGGCGGTCGAAGGTGAAAAGAAAACGGTCGCGGAAGGCGGCGAAGCCAAGCCGGCCGACTATTATGCCTGTACCAAACGTGAATGGACGATAGAATCAGACTTGGTCGAAAAGAGTGGCTAG
- the nadB gene encoding L-aspartate oxidase, with protein sequence MMTPRYLLPFDSRRASHRFTDVLVIGGGLAGLRAANAVESNQSVLVVTKDRLRESNSNYAQGGIAGVIAPEDRFEDHVRDTLVAGGNLCDPDTVDMVIREGPRRIEELIEWGTEFDQFNGSLALGREGGHSRERILHARGDATGQEIMRAVIKRTRELPNVEIWDNAFTVDLLTYEGRCRGAVIVDANNRPQLVWAKETILCTGGAGQVYRESTNPPVATGDGLAIAYRAGVELRDMEFFQFHPTVLYIAGSSRSLITEALRGEGAYLIDATGNRFMPEYDSRAELAPRDIVSQSIIRQMAVTKHPCVYLDLSHIDPAIVMRRFPGIADVCDKFGLDITSDRIPVRPGAHYMVGGVTVDRQGRTSLPGLWAAGEATSSGLHGANRLASNSLLEGLVYGAHAGEAATRAAAEGASKMEALPIQQSVHPSGESFDIADVRVSLKSLMGRLAGVERNAPELREAADSIRSFAAYVMPRQFNQVEGWELQNLLVVASCIVRAALARTESRGVHFRSDYPKCDDENWRRHLTLQIDVDGGHPKIGERLPVTDGVSNSTSESISMSGDAKR encoded by the coding sequence ATTATGACTCCTCGCTACCTTTTGCCCTTCGATTCACGCCGAGCTTCTCACCGATTTACCGATGTTTTGGTGATAGGTGGTGGATTGGCAGGACTTCGAGCGGCCAATGCGGTTGAATCGAATCAATCCGTTCTCGTTGTGACCAAGGATAGACTGCGTGAATCGAATAGTAATTACGCCCAAGGTGGTATCGCGGGCGTGATCGCCCCCGAAGATCGGTTCGAAGATCACGTGCGAGATACTCTGGTCGCGGGCGGGAATCTTTGTGATCCCGACACGGTCGATATGGTCATCCGCGAAGGCCCACGGCGGATCGAGGAGTTGATCGAGTGGGGCACGGAGTTTGACCAGTTCAACGGCAGCTTGGCGCTCGGACGCGAAGGCGGCCATAGCCGTGAACGAATTTTACATGCCCGTGGCGACGCAACGGGGCAAGAGATCATGCGGGCGGTCATCAAACGGACGAGAGAATTACCGAATGTCGAAATTTGGGACAATGCCTTCACCGTCGATCTACTGACCTACGAAGGCCGTTGTCGGGGAGCCGTAATTGTCGACGCCAATAACCGTCCGCAATTGGTATGGGCCAAAGAGACAATCCTTTGCACAGGAGGAGCGGGGCAGGTTTACCGCGAATCGACCAATCCTCCCGTGGCCACCGGCGACGGTTTGGCGATAGCCTACCGCGCAGGGGTCGAGCTTCGCGACATGGAATTTTTCCAATTCCATCCGACCGTACTCTACATCGCCGGTTCGTCTCGGTCGCTGATCACCGAAGCACTCCGTGGCGAAGGCGCCTATTTGATCGATGCGACTGGGAACCGGTTTATGCCCGAATACGATTCGCGAGCCGAATTGGCCCCCCGTGATATCGTCAGCCAATCGATCATCCGCCAGATGGCGGTAACCAAACACCCGTGCGTTTACTTAGATCTTTCGCACATTGACCCAGCGATTGTGATGCGGCGGTTTCCCGGGATCGCGGACGTCTGCGACAAGTTCGGTTTGGACATCACCAGCGACCGAATTCCCGTTCGCCCCGGTGCTCATTACATGGTCGGTGGGGTGACCGTGGATCGCCAAGGGCGGACCAGTCTACCGGGACTTTGGGCTGCCGGTGAAGCGACTAGCAGCGGACTGCACGGAGCGAACCGGTTGGCCAGCAACAGTTTGCTCGAAGGCCTCGTCTATGGGGCGCATGCGGGCGAAGCTGCGACACGAGCGGCTGCAGAGGGAGCTTCGAAAATGGAGGCGTTGCCGATTCAACAATCCGTGCATCCTTCGGGGGAATCGTTCGATATCGCCGACGTCCGCGTGTCGCTCAAAAGTTTGATGGGGCGTTTAGCGGGCGTTGAACGGAACGCGCCTGAACTACGCGAAGCAGCCGATTCGATTCGTTCGTTTGCGGCCTACGTGATGCCACGACAATTCAACCAAGTCGAAGGCTGGGAATTACAGAATTTGTTGGTTGTCGCATCTTGCATTGTCCGTGCCGCATTGGCAAGAACGGAATCAAGGGGCGTCCATTTCCGCAGCGATTATCCCAAGTGTGACGACGAAAATTGGCGCCGCCACTTGACGTTACAAATTGATGTCGACGGAGGACACCCCAAAATTGGTGAACGTTTGCCCGTTACCGATGGAGTTTCAAATTCGACAAGTGAGTCTATCTCGATGAGTGGAGATGCAAAGCGATGA
- a CDS encoding phosphatidylserine decarboxylase, producing the protein MSDPPSCVAKTSEHETSNAAAAMDLALTTIQPGGGIVMSIELAWGGIRRWYLRKFRPGYVQRMLQTRQGHKGSLPFDPVDPRDIKYYRNQDTYWWADADDPFQWRESLPFVRVGLAELLLLTSFFVLLAFLSVFIWWPLSLPALMVAALVVYFFRDPKRQIPALPGTIVSPADGRLVQMEAIEDPELGKCIQVGIFLSIFNVHANRVSLPGRVISIRYHPGKFLNALRPESARENENLDVTLEATESAADPAGEPSPVTRKYRIRQITGQFARRIVCWVRPGDVLLRGEMYGMIKLGSRTELVLPDDGNLDITAKIGDKLKAGSSVIGQYK; encoded by the coding sequence ATGTCCGATCCACCATCCTGTGTTGCGAAAACGTCTGAGCACGAGACATCGAATGCGGCTGCAGCAATGGATCTGGCATTGACGACGATCCAACCTGGCGGGGGGATCGTGATGTCGATTGAATTGGCATGGGGCGGCATAAGACGCTGGTATTTGCGAAAATTTCGTCCTGGTTATGTCCAACGCATGCTGCAAACTCGACAAGGACACAAAGGATCATTGCCGTTCGACCCCGTCGATCCTCGAGACATCAAGTACTACCGCAACCAAGACACCTATTGGTGGGCCGATGCAGATGACCCGTTCCAGTGGCGTGAATCGTTGCCGTTTGTTCGTGTTGGTTTAGCGGAACTCCTTCTGTTGACAAGTTTTTTCGTATTGCTGGCGTTTCTATCGGTATTTATTTGGTGGCCGTTGAGCTTGCCGGCTCTGATGGTCGCCGCTTTGGTGGTTTATTTTTTTCGTGACCCCAAACGTCAAATCCCCGCCCTCCCAGGAACGATCGTCTCCCCCGCCGACGGCCGTCTCGTGCAAATGGAGGCGATTGAGGACCCCGAATTGGGGAAATGTATCCAAGTTGGGATTTTTCTTTCCATTTTCAACGTTCATGCCAACCGTGTTTCCCTTCCAGGACGCGTGATTTCGATCCGTTATCACCCCGGAAAATTCCTCAATGCTCTGCGACCTGAATCAGCCCGAGAAAATGAGAATTTAGACGTCACGCTCGAAGCCACCGAATCGGCCGCCGATCCCGCTGGCGAACCGTCACCTGTAACCCGCAAGTACCGGATTCGACAAATAACCGGACAATTTGCACGACGAATTGTGTGCTGGGTTCGACCAGGAGACGTTTTATTGCGCGGTGAAATGTATGGAATGATTAAACTAGGGTCTCGAACCGAGTTGGTTCTGCCTGACGATGGAAATTTAGATATCACCGCCAAGATCGGCGACAAGCTCAAAGCCGGCAGCAGCGTGATTGGTCAATACAAGTAA
- the pssA gene encoding CDP-diacylglycerol--serine O-phosphatidyltransferase produces MSHHDDQDHLENGDFVEEDTIEDSDGFDQAELEPNEIEESRVRRKLGSRLRRRRKGKRSKRRINLAFLPTILTLGNAVCGLAAISVAVSVNLPWADETKLFVAGVLIFAGMVFDALDGSAARMTGQESRFGAELDSLCDVITFGVAPAVIVWRLSDVFPQKLSWAIGVLFTLCVLIRLARFNVETDDDDAHDGFDGLPSPAAAGTIAAFAIALPDVAAIATDPYYPEFLRSIARFALDSSHYVVPALAVCLAYLMTSRFQYVHIFQQVIRGRWTTHQFGKALFTIVIGFLLHWVALPIGFCYYAFAPPIRQLFRRNEPVTNDK; encoded by the coding sequence ATGTCCCATCACGACGACCAAGACCATTTGGAGAATGGAGACTTTGTGGAGGAGGATACGATCGAAGATTCCGATGGCTTCGATCAAGCTGAACTTGAGCCCAATGAAATAGAAGAATCGCGTGTTCGTCGAAAGTTGGGGTCGCGACTTCGTAGGCGGCGAAAAGGCAAACGTTCCAAGCGGCGAATCAACCTTGCGTTTTTGCCCACCATCTTGACACTCGGAAATGCCGTTTGCGGGTTAGCAGCAATCTCCGTCGCCGTTAGCGTGAATTTGCCCTGGGCCGACGAGACGAAATTGTTTGTTGCGGGCGTATTGATCTTTGCGGGCATGGTCTTTGACGCGCTCGATGGTTCCGCAGCCCGGATGACAGGCCAAGAAAGCCGCTTCGGTGCCGAACTAGACAGTCTCTGCGATGTGATCACGTTCGGGGTGGCTCCCGCGGTTATCGTTTGGCGACTCAGTGATGTCTTTCCTCAAAAGCTAAGCTGGGCAATCGGCGTTCTGTTTACGCTGTGCGTCCTCATCCGACTAGCTCGGTTCAATGTCGAAACCGATGACGACGATGCACACGATGGCTTCGACGGACTTCCAAGCCCAGCTGCTGCGGGTACGATTGCCGCATTTGCAATCGCCTTGCCCGATGTCGCTGCCATTGCAACAGACCCTTACTACCCTGAATTCCTCCGTTCGATTGCCCGCTTTGCTCTCGATTCGTCACATTACGTCGTTCCCGCGTTAGCAGTTTGCCTAGCCTACTTGATGACTTCAAGATTCCAGTACGTTCATATCTTCCAACAGGTTATCCGAGGTCGATGGACAACCCACCAATTCGGAAAAGCATTGTTTACGATCGTGATCGGATTCCTGCTGCACTGGGTCGCGCTACCCATCGGATTCTGCTACTACGCTTTCGCTCCGCCAATCAGACAACTGTTTCGACGAAACGAACCAGTGACAAATGACAAATGA